A stretch of the Neodiprion lecontei isolate iyNeoLeco1 chromosome 4, iyNeoLeco1.1, whole genome shotgun sequence genome encodes the following:
- the LOC107222667 gene encoding serine/threonine-protein kinase SIK3 isoform X4, which translates to MASATSSHNEISQQCSVNKLIRVGYYELEKTIGKGNFAVVKMATHVVTKSKVAIKIIDKTKLNEENLAKIFREVHIMKRLRHQHIIRLYQVMETERMIYLVTEYAAGGEIFDYVVRNGKMSEPEARRVFRQIVHAVCYLHQQKVVHRDLKAENLLLDADNNIKLADFGFSNEYTPGVPLGTWCGSPPYAAPEIFKGAPYDGPRADVWSLGVVLYVLVCGALPFDGPTMQSLRSVVISGKFRIPYFMSAECERLIRHMLVVEAERRLSMTQILTHRWMVGDGLTEPEPGGYSAEPPPPPQLNQLVLEHMLRLPGLSPDTVLQAVQGNAFDHVSAIYNLLADQLEPSMPSIPSIQSIPGDYMPDGAHQLEKFGEAEAETEERSGLHLPSGTPYHATRRHTVGPGDASHQPPTPYPYTCTYIQGYPPLPLLPTLQSNVDPHLLPHTNLPLNLPLVQHQPPQNFQTKDQHLLKPPTVMGATGGFGRRASDGGANLHMFYQQQHCTTTGNSDDVGWSQPGSRERLQPLQAGSPTMVPCSQPLSVGVGGGSGEGVGGGGGGGGGGTDRRRRSGVTAVMQRPAGSRDSYKEPSTHVTSERYSPVRRASEGSGPPGPGIQALQHEYQQLQRLASPSHSPASIPGSPVHERGVAAITQGLSGLSTAPVAGSIVHGTPAQPPAAPLDLSPLRLHRSPATTPVSYSPSNSPALDMIQEEHPIDVTRIPPPQISVTDVLGDQVTLVDGSPSPSPSPDSLEDALPHYKPLPSFIISEPCDPSRPSITRGIGRPLNVAIPTEVEVTLSNESSRLNSDAILGRVKQIIDACAPPKGFIFSREEVEGGGLSLEYPGGVQIELRVCESEEKEVKGIKMRRISGDQLQYSQLCQQLISCITV; encoded by the exons ATGGCATCCGCGACATCGTCGCACAATGAGATTTCACAGCAATGTTCGGTTAATAAACTAATCCGCGTCGGTTACTACGAATTGGAGAAAACCATCGGCAAAGGAAACTTTGCCGTTGTCAAAATGGCCACCCACGTTGTCACAAAATCTAAG GTGGCCATCAAAATAATAGACAaaacgaaattgaacgaagaaaatctagcaaaaATCTTTCGCGAGGTGCACATAATGAAGAGGCTTCGGCATCAACACATCATACGACTGTATCAAGTTATGGAAACAGAAAGAATGATATACCTGGTAACAGAATATGCTGCTGGAGGGGAAATATTTGACTATGTAGTTAGGAATGGAAAAATGTCCGAACCAGAGGCGAGACGTGTTTTTCGTCAGATTGTTCATGCTGTGTGTTACCTTCATCAACAGAAAGTCGTTCATCGAGATCTTAAG GCTGAGAATTTGCTACTTGACGCAGACAATAACATAAAGTTGGCCGACTTTGGGTTCAGCAATGAATATACGCCTGGTGTACCCCTTGGCACGTGGTGTGGTTCTCCTCCGTACGCTGCACCTGAAATATTCAAAGGAGCGCCTTACGACGGGCCTAGAGCAGATGTATGG AGCCTTGGTGTAGTATTGTACGTGTTAGTTTGTGGTGCCCTGCCATTTGATGGGCCTACAATGCAGTCGCTACGCTCTGTGGTGATCTCGGGGAAATTTAGGATACCTTATTTCATGTCTGCAG AGTGCGAACGACTAATTAGACACATGCTTGTTGTGGAAGCAGAACGACGACTAAGTATGACACAAATCTTGACCCATCGCTGGATGGTTGGAGATGGCCTGACAGAGCCTGAGCCAGGAGG GTACAGTGCCGAGCCACCACCTCCGCCACAACTTAATCAATTAGTTTTGGAACATATGCTCAGGCTACCTGGTCTCAGTCCGGACACGGTATTACAAGCCGTGCAAGGTAATGCTTTTGACCATGTTTCGGCTATATATAACTTGCTGGCTGATCAGCTTGAGCCAAGTATGCCCAGCATTCCCAGCATACAAAGTATACCCGGGGACTACATGCCTGACGGTGCTCATCAACTGGAAAAG TTTGGCGAAGCCGAAGCGGAAACAGAGGAACGTAGTGGCCTTCATTTGCCTTCTGGGACCCCTTATCATGCAACCAGGAGACACACAGTCGGTCCTGGGGATGCTTCGCATCAGCCACCAACACCCTATCCATACACTTGTACCTATATACAGGGATACCCACCCCTTCCCCTATTGCCAACCTTGCAGTCTAATGTTGACCCCCATTTGCTGCCTCACACTAATCTTCCACTAAACCTCCCTCTTGTTCAGCATCAACCTCCTCAAAACTTCCAAACCAAAGACCAGCATCTTCTCAAACCACCGACCGTTATGGGAGCAA CAGGTGGTTTTGGAAGGAGAGCCTCCGACGGGGGAGCTAATCTCCACATGTTCTATCAACAACAACACTGCACAACCACTGGAAACAGTGACGATGTTGGATGGAGTCAACCTGGTAGCAGAGAGCGTTTGCAGCCT TTGCAGGCTGGCAGTCCGACGATGGTACCTTGCTCACAGCCACTAAGTGTAGGGGTTGGTGGTGGCAGTGGCGAAGGTGTAggcggtggtggtggaggtggaggtggaggaaCTGATAGACGAAGGCGCAGCGGTGTAACTGCAGTTATGCAACGACCAG CGGGTAGTAGGGATTCGTATAAAGAGCCAAGCACGCACGTAACTTCGGAGCGTTATTCTCCAGTACGCCGTGCATCAGAAGGATCGGGGCCTCCAGGCCCAGGCATTCAGGCACTTCAGCACGAGTATCAACAGCTGCAGAGACTGGCGTCACCTTCACATAGTCCTGCTAGTATCCCTGGAAGTCCCGTTCACGAGAGAGGAGTGGCTGCCATAACTCAAG GTCTGAGTGGTCTGAGTACAGCCCCTGTAGCTGGCAGTATAGTGCATGGTACACCGGCGCAGCCTCCAGCTGCGCCACTGGACTTAAGCCCACTTAGACTCCATAGATCTCCAGCGACAACACCAGTCAGTTATTCTCCTAGTAATAGCCCAGCGTTAGATATGATACAGGAAGAGCATCCTATTGACGTAACAAGA aTACCACCGCCTCAAATATCAGTAACAGACGTTCTTGGCGATCAGGTAACTTTGGTCGATGGTTCCCCCTCTCCTTCTCCATCTCCGGATTCGCTAGAGGATGCTCTGCCTCATTACAAACCACTTCCAAGCTTCATTATATCGGAACCATGCGATCCGTCGAGGCCGAGTATAACGAGAGGTATTGGTAGACCCTTGAATGTCGCTATACCAACGGAAGTTGAGGTGACATTGTCTAATGAATCGAGTAGGTTGAATTCAGATGCAATTTTAGGTCGAGTTAAGCAAATTATCGATGCATGTGCGCCTCCTAAGGGTTTTATATTCTCGAGAGAAGAAGTTGAAGGCGGAGGGCTTAGCTTAGAGTATCCGGGTGGCGTGCAAATTGAACTTAGGGTATGTGAATCTGAAGAGAAAGAGGTCAAAGGGATAAAAATGCGACGAATTAGTGGGGACCAACTCCAGTACAGTCAACTTTGTCAACAGTTGATATCCTGCATCACTGTTTGA